The Kroppenstedtia pulmonis genome has a segment encoding these proteins:
- the htpX gene encoding zinc metalloprotease HtpX gives MLHQQIESNKRKTVLIVFFFILFVLSVGAAITYLQMNNWVVGAVLAGIFALIYTGVMLFSSTRVVMAMNHGKEIVKEDHPFLWYTVENLAMVARIPTPKIYIIEDPSPNAFATGMSPKDGAVAVTTGLLDRLNREEVEGVVAHEIAHIKNYDIRLATIAIALVSVIAIISDIGTRFAFFGGNNRNKNQNPIIIILSLLLILLSPLIATLIRLAISRNREYLADASGAELCRNPHALASALEKISETTEPVQAASEASAMLYFSDPLKKKMAGLFSTHPPTEERIRRLQGM, from the coding sequence CTGCTTCATCAACAGATTGAATCAAATAAACGAAAAACAGTTCTCATCGTTTTCTTTTTCATCCTGTTTGTCCTCTCTGTCGGTGCCGCCATCACCTACCTCCAGATGAACAACTGGGTAGTAGGCGCAGTTCTCGCTGGTATCTTCGCCCTTATCTATACAGGAGTCATGCTATTTTCCAGCACCCGTGTCGTTATGGCCATGAATCACGGGAAGGAAATTGTCAAGGAAGATCATCCCTTTCTGTGGTATACCGTTGAAAACTTGGCGATGGTTGCCCGGATTCCCACACCCAAGATTTATATCATCGAAGATCCCAGTCCCAACGCCTTCGCCACAGGCATGTCTCCTAAAGATGGAGCCGTTGCCGTCACTACCGGCTTATTGGATCGATTAAACCGGGAAGAGGTAGAGGGAGTCGTCGCCCATGAAATCGCTCATATCAAGAACTACGACATCCGATTGGCCACCATCGCCATCGCACTGGTATCTGTTATCGCCATCATCAGTGACATCGGAACCCGGTTTGCTTTCTTCGGAGGAAACAACCGGAACAAAAATCAAAACCCAATTATCATCATACTCTCACTTCTTTTGATCCTGCTTTCCCCCTTGATCGCCACCTTAATCCGACTGGCTATCTCCCGGAATCGGGAATACTTGGCAGATGCCAGTGGGGCAGAACTGTGCCGCAATCCCCACGCTCTCGCCTCTGCTTTGGAAAAGATCTCCGAAACCACGGAACCTGTCCAAGCAGCTTCTGAGGCCTCGGCGATGCTATACTTTTCAGATCCTTTAAAGAAAAAGATGGCCGGTCTGTTTTCCACCCACCCACCGACAGAAGAGCGAATCCGCCGTTTACAGGGTATGTGA
- a CDS encoding 3-oxoacyl-ACP reductase has protein sequence MKLKGKVVLVTGGSRGLGAAICRAFAAEGATVAVNYREGKEQGEKVAGDICSSGGKALPVQGDIRDEAAVQHMVGEVEKELGSVDILVNNALYHYQFDPVHFSKMDTLTWMDMQNQLDGTLKGSFHCVQAVVEQMKKKQFGRIINIGTNLLNHPVVPYHDYTAAKAALMGFTRTLAAELGPYQITVNTVAGGLLDKTRASEKTTSEVFEMIRSSTPLRQVTKPEDVAGAVLFFASDWGRQVTGQYLIVDGGLVMN, from the coding sequence GTGAAGTTGAAAGGAAAGGTTGTGTTGGTTACCGGAGGAAGCAGAGGATTGGGAGCAGCCATTTGCCGGGCTTTTGCAGCGGAAGGGGCGACGGTTGCTGTCAACTACAGAGAAGGTAAGGAGCAAGGGGAGAAAGTAGCAGGAGATATCTGTTCTTCCGGTGGAAAAGCGCTTCCCGTTCAGGGTGATATTCGGGATGAGGCGGCGGTTCAGCACATGGTAGGAGAAGTGGAAAAAGAGTTGGGATCCGTGGATATTCTGGTCAACAATGCGTTGTATCACTACCAATTTGATCCTGTTCATTTCTCCAAAATGGATACCTTAACCTGGATGGACATGCAAAATCAACTGGATGGCACGCTGAAGGGGAGCTTTCACTGTGTTCAGGCAGTGGTGGAACAGATGAAAAAGAAACAATTCGGTCGGATTATCAATATCGGGACAAACCTGCTTAACCATCCAGTGGTACCCTATCACGACTACACTGCTGCCAAAGCGGCCTTAATGGGCTTTACCCGAACCTTGGCCGCGGAATTGGGACCCTACCAGATCACGGTGAATACGGTAGCTGGAGGTCTTTTGGACAAGACTCGGGCCAGTGAGAAAACCACCTCCGAAGTTTTTGAAATGATTCGTTCCTCCACTCCCCTTCGCCAAGTGACAAAACCGGAGGATGTGGCAGGTGCGGTCTTGTTTTTCGCTTCAGATTGGGGGCGCCAGGTTACCGGGCAATATTTAATTGTGGATGGCGGATTGGTGATGAACTGA
- a CDS encoding LemA family protein yields the protein MLIGIIIAVVVLALLWILGYNSLVKHRNWAEEAWAQIDVQLKRRHDMIPNLVEIVKGYAKHEQETFEKIVDARNRMFNPGNNRNDEMAAHDQLSQSLKSLFALREDYPELKANENFLRLQEDLTGIENKIAYSRQSYNSSVMHYNTKIQTIPSNIIASVHGFQRMELLEAREEERENVKISF from the coding sequence ATGCTCATCGGAATCATTATCGCAGTTGTCGTTTTGGCCCTGCTATGGATTCTCGGTTACAACTCCCTTGTCAAACACCGGAACTGGGCGGAAGAAGCTTGGGCTCAAATCGATGTCCAGTTGAAACGACGCCATGACATGATCCCCAATCTGGTGGAAATCGTCAAAGGGTATGCCAAACACGAACAGGAAACCTTTGAAAAAATCGTAGATGCCCGAAACCGTATGTTCAACCCCGGCAACAATCGCAATGATGAAATGGCCGCCCATGATCAACTCAGCCAATCATTAAAGAGCCTGTTTGCCCTGCGGGAAGATTATCCGGAGCTTAAAGCCAATGAGAACTTCCTCCGATTACAGGAAGATCTCACTGGAATTGAAAACAAAATTGCATACTCCCGACAAAGTTACAACAGCTCCGTTATGCACTACAACACCAAAATCCAAACCATTCCCTCAAACATCATCGCATCTGTTCACGGATTTCAACGGATGGAGTTGTTGGAAGCCCGCGAGGAAGAACGTGAAAATGTCAAGATCTCTTTTTAG
- a CDS encoding MATE family efflux transporter, with the protein MQPAVPGGRSSTNKLGAALQSESESLPKKKDKETIDFSKPLWQSLLIFFVPLVLSNILQSLGGTVSSILLGRGLGENALAAASAIFPLTFLLISFVIGLGSASSVLIGQAYASRNQERMKATVGTSLTFALLLGLFSALIGNLFLYDLLKLIGIPKEIMNDAASYGRILFMGLPILFLYIIYTTFLRGTGDSKTPFYFLLISTSLTILLTPAFLFGWMGLPKLGIEGASLANVIASLIALILLIIYLRRIRHTLALDRATIKKLRLDPSILKMMIGIGLPTSMQMIFISASEIAIVSFINRFGAHATAAYGAINQVINYVHIPAMSLGIAIGIFGAQLIGSNRQHRLKELIKSTVILNYAIGLALTGLVYLFSRPILSWFLTDPVTLDVAEISLYITLWSFILLGNVIILTGLMRSSGTVFWPTLIGILSIILVEIPAAYLLSITVGLQGVWMAYPISFISNLLAQYTYYRLYWKNRTHQRFFEEPEGAPQ; encoded by the coding sequence ATGCAACCTGCCGTACCAGGTGGCAGATCCTCCACCAACAAACTGGGGGCAGCCCTTCAATCCGAGTCGGAATCACTCCCAAAAAAGAAAGACAAGGAAACAATCGATTTTTCCAAGCCCTTGTGGCAATCCTTGCTTATCTTTTTTGTCCCCTTGGTACTCAGTAATATTTTGCAATCCCTTGGAGGAACCGTCAGTTCCATCCTCCTGGGCAGAGGGTTAGGAGAAAATGCATTGGCCGCTGCCAGTGCCATTTTCCCGTTGACATTTTTATTAATCTCCTTTGTGATTGGTCTGGGCAGTGCCAGCTCGGTATTAATCGGTCAAGCCTATGCCAGTCGCAATCAGGAACGGATGAAAGCAACAGTGGGGACTTCCCTCACCTTTGCTCTGTTACTTGGTCTTTTCTCCGCCCTTATCGGCAATCTGTTTCTGTATGATCTCTTGAAGCTTATCGGAATTCCAAAGGAGATCATGAATGATGCCGCTAGTTATGGACGGATTCTGTTTATGGGTCTGCCCATCCTGTTTCTTTACATTATCTACACCACTTTTTTACGGGGAACCGGGGATTCCAAAACCCCTTTTTATTTTTTGTTGATCAGTACCAGCCTGACGATTTTATTGACCCCGGCCTTTCTGTTCGGGTGGATGGGACTCCCCAAACTTGGCATCGAAGGAGCCTCTCTGGCCAATGTGATTGCTTCCTTGATCGCCTTGATCCTGCTGATCATTTACCTGCGACGGATCCGGCATACACTGGCTCTGGATCGTGCCACCATCAAAAAACTGCGATTGGACCCCTCCATCCTGAAAATGATGATTGGAATCGGTCTGCCCACCAGTATGCAGATGATTTTTATCTCCGCCTCAGAGATCGCCATCGTCTCTTTTATCAATCGGTTTGGTGCCCATGCCACCGCCGCTTACGGAGCCATTAACCAAGTGATCAACTATGTTCATATACCAGCGATGAGTTTGGGAATCGCCATCGGCATCTTTGGTGCCCAACTGATTGGTTCCAATCGGCAGCACCGGTTGAAGGAATTGATTAAAAGTACGGTGATCCTCAACTATGCAATCGGTCTGGCCCTGACAGGTCTGGTCTATCTGTTCAGCCGTCCGATTCTCTCCTGGTTTCTGACAGACCCTGTTACCCTGGATGTAGCGGAAATTTCTTTGTACATCACTCTCTGGTCCTTTATTCTTTTGGGCAATGTTATCATTCTAACCGGGTTGATGCGATCCAGTGGAACCGTCTTTTGGCCCACCCTGATCGGGATCCTGTCGATTATTTTGGTGGAAATACCCGCCGCATACCTCTTGTCCATCACCGTAGGTTTACAAGGAGTATGGATGGCTTATCCAATCTCTTTCATTTCAAATCTGTTGGCTCAGTACACCTATTATCGTCTGTACTGGAAAAACCGTACCCACCAACGCTTTTTCGAGGAGCCTGAGGGGGCACCGCAATAA
- the thiM gene encoding hydroxyethylthiazole kinase, with amino-acid sequence MNGNLTLIEEVRKQCPLVHQITNVVTVNDCANITLSCGASPVMADAPEEVAEMARLASALVLNIGTLKVEQVDAMIQAGISANEKGIPVVLDPVGAGATTLRTRTTKKLLEEVRIAYLKGNAGEIATLTGERAEVRGVDSGHVGIDIRTLAINAAKKWDLTVIVTGEKDVITDGAMWAEVSNGHPLMGAITGTGCMCAPVVAAFAAVSKEPMTAAISAVTTYGIAAEKAATMAKGPGSFRQGLFDALYSLDGDTIKEYAKVEWGRV; translated from the coding sequence ATGAATGGAAATCTTACTCTTATCGAAGAGGTACGGAAGCAGTGTCCGTTGGTGCACCAAATCACCAATGTCGTAACGGTCAACGATTGCGCCAACATTACCCTCAGTTGTGGTGCTTCTCCGGTCATGGCGGATGCTCCTGAGGAAGTGGCGGAAATGGCCCGATTGGCTTCGGCTTTGGTACTGAATATCGGAACCCTGAAGGTGGAGCAAGTGGATGCCATGATTCAAGCAGGAATATCCGCCAATGAAAAGGGCATTCCTGTGGTGCTGGATCCAGTGGGAGCAGGGGCCACCACGTTACGGACGAGGACAACGAAGAAGTTGTTGGAGGAGGTTCGCATCGCTTACCTAAAAGGAAATGCCGGGGAAATCGCGACTCTCACCGGAGAGCGAGCTGAGGTCCGGGGAGTGGATTCAGGCCATGTGGGTATCGATATCCGAACCCTTGCCATCAATGCGGCAAAAAAGTGGGATCTCACAGTGATCGTTACCGGGGAAAAGGATGTCATCACCGATGGTGCCATGTGGGCTGAGGTTTCCAATGGTCATCCTCTGATGGGAGCCATCACTGGAACCGGTTGTATGTGTGCCCCAGTAGTAGCCGCCTTTGCTGCTGTTTCAAAGGAACCGATGACTGCTGCCATATCTGCTGTGACCACCTATGGTATCGCTGCAGAAAAAGCGGCTACAATGGCCAAAGGCCCTGGCAGTTTTCGTCAAGGGTTGTTTGATGCGTTATACTCCCTGGACGGTGATACGATCAAAGAGTACGCCAAAGTGGAATGGGGCAGAGTTTGA
- a CDS encoding M15 family metallopeptidase, with amino-acid sequence MNWEEGLLILVNKLNPLRPEYVPPDLVVTGIPFPFEEDLPKKKMRREAAEALEEMFENGERDGIRLYGLSGYRSYQDQTRIFANNVHRCGEKEANRFSARPGESEHQTGLAMDVTCASVGYELVEEFGGTPEGIWVQQNAPLYGFIIRYPREKEEVTGYIYEPWHLRYVGRQASMDITTKGMVLEEYLSIRK; translated from the coding sequence ATGAACTGGGAGGAGGGGTTATTGATTCTGGTCAATAAACTTAACCCTCTTCGTCCGGAATATGTACCTCCTGATCTGGTGGTGACTGGAATTCCCTTTCCGTTTGAAGAGGACTTGCCCAAGAAAAAAATGAGACGAGAAGCAGCTGAAGCTTTGGAAGAAATGTTTGAGAATGGGGAGCGGGATGGGATCCGGTTGTACGGTTTGTCCGGTTACCGTTCCTATCAGGACCAAACCCGTATCTTTGCAAACAACGTACATCGATGTGGAGAGAAAGAGGCCAACCGTTTCAGTGCCCGTCCGGGAGAGAGCGAACATCAGACCGGATTGGCCATGGATGTCACCTGTGCGTCCGTCGGATATGAGTTGGTAGAGGAATTCGGCGGAACACCGGAAGGGATCTGGGTGCAACAGAATGCGCCTCTGTATGGTTTTATCATTCGTTACCCTCGGGAAAAAGAAGAGGTGACCGGCTACATTTATGAGCCTTGGCACCTGCGCTATGTCGGTCGGCAAGCTTCGATGGATATCACGACCAAAGGCATGGTATTGGAGGAATATCTGTCCATAAGAAAGTAG